One part of the Halobacteria archaeon AArc-dxtr1 genome encodes these proteins:
- a CDS encoding cbb3-type cytochrome c oxidase subunit I, translated as MGDLPPKRSIKRWLVTTNHKDVGILYLATALFFLVLGGVLALVFRAHLWESGGTGLLSDNLFNQAVSTHGLLMVFWFLSPVASGFANYFVPLQIGAKDLAFPRLNAMSYWFYLFSGLLFMLSFFMGGSFAGGWTMYAPLNVPTYTPAMEATTGGTAVVLALAMFVISITMGTINFLVTIHRSRAEGLGLWNVPLFTWSWLLTVWMMLFAFAALLAAGLLLAVDRVMLTQYFATDQGSGLLWAHLFWFFGHPEVYIVFFPALGIMFETFQTFTGRRLVGRKWVIISMVLVAVQSFLVWMHHMFLTTINLEIKTLMMATTIGISLPFDLMVFALIYTLVKGRVRFTTPFLFSLGALVLFILGGITGVFLGAVVLDYEFRGTYWVVAHFHYVMVSGVTALVAGLYYWWPKITGKMYSERLGKLNFAVYFIGFNLLYFPMFLAWETPRRVFHYEGGMQIYHQIATVGAFVLALSFAIMFATFAHSYLYGPRAPDNPWEFSRTAEWAIPSPPPLDNWDGRPTYASGSLEFVDDSKATTDGGYETATDGGVTADETAAGTHHQDDEEHADHASIWPLGIGIGTFVFFLGLSGLTPYVADFVQSAVEEDGALFYGDTLPDAGDPTVWFDLIHVYPTLTVIGLGIMAYTLFKFGVEQFEAPTMAVAERWPFEGVGNTKMGVWVFLASDVVVFGAIIGGFVFLRLHMGWSEWETIPFASWPGLLNTYVLLTSSFTVILALVMAQRGNKKGLLATLGATMLLGLVFMGVKAYEYAVKFSDGEYWFSGIEYSVYFVTTGLHALHVILGLIVAGFMLYRIVSIDAYLEDHRPVEFFGLYWHFVDIVWVFLFPLFYLM; from the coding sequence ATGGGTGATCTGCCCCCGAAGCGGTCGATCAAGCGCTGGCTCGTTACCACGAACCACAAGGACGTCGGAATTCTGTATTTAGCGACAGCATTGTTCTTCCTCGTCCTCGGTGGGGTTCTGGCACTCGTCTTCCGCGCCCATCTCTGGGAGAGCGGCGGAACCGGACTGCTCAGCGACAATCTGTTCAACCAGGCCGTCTCGACACACGGCCTCTTGATGGTCTTCTGGTTCCTCTCGCCGGTCGCGTCCGGCTTCGCGAACTACTTCGTTCCACTGCAGATCGGAGCCAAAGACCTTGCGTTCCCGCGACTGAACGCCATGAGTTACTGGTTCTACCTGTTCTCAGGGCTGCTGTTCATGCTCTCGTTCTTCATGGGCGGCTCGTTCGCCGGCGGATGGACGATGTACGCACCGCTGAACGTGCCGACGTACACACCGGCAATGGAGGCGACAACCGGTGGTACCGCGGTGGTGTTGGCGTTAGCGATGTTCGTCATCTCCATTACTATGGGGACGATCAACTTCCTCGTCACCATCCACCGGTCGCGTGCTGAAGGGCTCGGCCTCTGGAACGTACCACTGTTCACCTGGTCGTGGCTGCTCACCGTCTGGATGATGCTGTTCGCGTTCGCCGCGCTGCTGGCAGCTGGCCTGCTGCTCGCGGTCGACCGGGTCATGCTGACCCAGTACTTCGCGACCGATCAGGGGTCGGGACTGCTGTGGGCCCACCTGTTCTGGTTCTTCGGCCACCCAGAGGTGTACATCGTCTTCTTCCCCGCGCTGGGGATCATGTTCGAGACGTTCCAGACGTTTACTGGACGACGACTGGTCGGCCGCAAGTGGGTTATCATCTCGATGGTCCTCGTAGCCGTTCAGTCGTTCCTCGTCTGGATGCACCACATGTTCCTGACGACGATCAACTTAGAGATCAAGACGCTGATGATGGCGACGACCATCGGGATCTCACTACCGTTCGACCTGATGGTCTTCGCGCTAATCTACACGCTGGTCAAGGGGCGCGTCCGGTTTACGACGCCGTTCCTGTTCAGCCTCGGCGCGCTCGTGCTGTTCATCTTGGGCGGCATTACCGGGGTCTTCCTCGGCGCCGTCGTACTGGACTACGAGTTCCGTGGCACCTACTGGGTCGTCGCACACTTCCACTACGTGATGGTCTCCGGTGTAACCGCGCTGGTTGCCGGCCTCTACTACTGGTGGCCAAAGATTACCGGAAAGATGTACTCCGAGCGACTCGGAAAGCTCAACTTCGCGGTCTACTTCATCGGGTTCAACCTGCTTTACTTCCCGATGTTCCTCGCCTGGGAGACGCCGCGGCGCGTCTTCCACTACGAAGGAGGCATGCAGATCTACCACCAGATCGCGACCGTCGGCGCGTTCGTGCTGGCGCTGTCGTTTGCGATCATGTTCGCGACGTTCGCCCACAGTTACCTGTACGGGCCACGCGCGCCCGACAACCCGTGGGAGTTCTCGCGTACAGCAGAGTGGGCGATCCCGTCCCCGCCACCGCTTGACAACTGGGACGGTCGACCCACCTACGCGAGCGGTTCGCTCGAGTTCGTCGACGATTCGAAGGCTACCACCGATGGCGGCTACGAGACCGCCACCGACGGCGGCGTCACGGCTGACGAGACTGCAGCTGGAACTCACCACCAGGATGACGAAGAACACGCCGACCACGCGAGCATCTGGCCGCTTGGCATCGGTATCGGGACGTTCGTGTTCTTCCTCGGCCTGAGTGGACTCACGCCGTACGTCGCAGACTTCGTCCAGTCGGCCGTCGAGGAGGACGGGGCGCTGTTCTACGGCGATACGCTACCGGATGCCGGCGATCCGACCGTCTGGTTCGACCTGATTCACGTCTATCCGACACTCACGGTGATCGGTCTCGGCATTATGGCGTACACGCTGTTCAAGTTCGGCGTCGAGCAGTTCGAGGCGCCCACGATGGCGGTCGCCGAGCGTTGGCCGTTCGAGGGTGTCGGAAACACCAAGATGGGTGTCTGGGTGTTCCTGGCATCTGACGTCGTTGTCTTCGGTGCAATCATCGGCGGCTTCGTCTTCCTCCGACTGCACATGGGCTGGTCGGAGTGGGAGACGATTCCGTTCGCGTCCTGGCCGGGACTGCTCAACACCTACGTGTTGCTCACCTCGAGCTTCACGGTTATCCTCGCGCTCGTGATGGCCCAGCGCGGTAACAAGAAGGGGCTGCTCGCGACCCTCGGCGCGACGATGCTGCTGGGGCTCGTGTTCATGGGCGTCAAGGCCTACGAGTACGCCGTGAAGTTCAGCGACGGCGAGTACTGGTTCAGCGGAATCGAGTACTCCGTCTACTTCGTCACGACCGGCCTACACGCCTTACACGTGATTCTCGGGCTCATCGTCGCCGGGTTCATGCTCTATCGCATCGTCTCGATCGACGCCTATCTCGAGGACCACCGACCAGTGGAGTTCTTCGGACTCTACTGGCACTTCGTCGACATCGTGTGGGTCTTCCTCTTCCCACTGTTCTACCTGATGTAG
- the coxB gene encoding cytochrome c oxidase subunit II: MQVDTRVDVFEEIFLVFLGLGTLVGVIVVAYTMYNAYKYRDDGTRDADDLPTLGELPTGGGSGKKLFVSFFLSAIVVISLIVWTYGMLLYVEDGPDELDEDAIEIDVEAAAFFFAYEYDNGIEQGPSDPLVVPAGEPVAVSVTSSDVWHTFGITQERVKADAIPGEVDETWFAAEDPGEYEDAVECFELCGAGHSSMQDDLHVLEDMDAYDAWVAEQLTLNISVMAEEEVEAEDDEDETEIEEVPYDGGFTLELEYADDADVYSNTFTEEDVEDESVTVEDIEQGGTYDVVITPDDDAYETQETSISHTGSDGGVEETITLELEEEDDDENDEEGEN, encoded by the coding sequence ATGCAGGTAGACACACGAGTCGACGTGTTCGAGGAGATCTTCCTCGTGTTCCTCGGACTCGGTACGCTCGTAGGCGTCATCGTCGTGGCATACACGATGTACAACGCGTACAAGTACCGTGATGATGGTACGCGCGACGCCGACGATCTACCGACACTCGGAGAACTTCCGACAGGCGGTGGTAGCGGCAAGAAACTGTTCGTCTCGTTCTTCCTGAGCGCGATCGTGGTGATCTCGCTCATCGTCTGGACGTACGGCATGTTACTGTACGTCGAGGACGGCCCGGACGAGCTAGACGAAGATGCGATCGAGATCGACGTGGAGGCAGCGGCGTTCTTCTTCGCGTACGAATACGACAACGGTATCGAGCAAGGGCCGAGTGACCCACTGGTCGTTCCGGCCGGTGAACCGGTCGCAGTCTCGGTAACCTCGTCAGACGTCTGGCACACGTTCGGCATCACCCAAGAACGGGTGAAAGCCGACGCAATCCCCGGCGAGGTCGACGAAACGTGGTTCGCCGCCGAAGATCCAGGTGAGTACGAAGACGCAGTCGAGTGCTTCGAACTCTGTGGCGCTGGACACTCGTCAATGCAAGACGACCTCCACGTCCTCGAGGACATGGATGCCTACGATGCCTGGGTCGCCGAGCAACTCACGCTCAACATCTCGGTCATGGCCGAAGAGGAGGTTGAAGCTGAAGACGACGAAGACGAGACGGAGATTGAGGAAGTGCCGTATGACGGTGGCTTCACGCTCGAACTCGAGTACGCAGACGACGCCGACGTCTACAGCAACACCTTCACCGAGGAGGACGTCGAGGATGAGAGCGTTACCGTCGAAGACATCGAGCAGGGTGGCACGTACGACGTGGTCATCACGCCGGATGACGACGCGTACGAGACTCAGGAAACCTCGATCAGCCACACTGGCTCTGACGGCGGTGTCGAGGAGACGATTACACTCGAACTCGAAGAAGAAGATGATGATGAAAATGACGAGGAGGGTGAGAACTAA
- a CDS encoding amphi-Trp domain-containing protein, translating to MPEEILFKFERGMDRQEIAAYLRTVADTLEESNELTLEAGSDSVTLTPPARPTFEIKAERETSSSGGPDELSVEFELEWDDGEEGSEEQGDLRIE from the coding sequence ATGCCCGAAGAGATCCTCTTTAAATTCGAGCGCGGAATGGACCGACAGGAGATCGCTGCGTACCTTCGAACGGTCGCTGACACGCTCGAAGAGTCGAATGAGCTGACTCTCGAGGCGGGTTCGGATTCGGTGACGCTCACCCCGCCTGCGCGACCCACGTTCGAAATCAAAGCCGAACGCGAAACCTCGAGTTCCGGCGGACCCGACGAGCTGAGTGTCGAGTTCGAACTCGAGTGGGACGACGGCGAGGAGGGGAGTGAGGAGCAAGGCGACCTGCGAATCGAGTAG
- a CDS encoding adenylate kinase — MTDPRILILGAPGAGKGTQSANIESEYDVEHITTGDALRANKDMDISDLGLEYDTPREYMDRGELVPDEVVNAIVDEALSQADGFVLDGYPRNDEQAEELTEMTDLDVALMLDVSEEELVGRITGRRLDPETGDIYHLEYNPPEDPEVEERLVQRDDDTEETVRERLRVYRENTQPVVELYEDRGVLERVDGEQSPDAVWEDVRETIEAAVE; from the coding sequence ATGACAGACCCACGAATCCTGATCCTTGGAGCGCCCGGTGCAGGAAAGGGCACACAAAGCGCGAATATCGAATCCGAGTACGACGTCGAACATATCACCACAGGTGACGCGTTACGCGCGAACAAAGACATGGACATCTCGGACCTCGGTCTCGAGTACGATACGCCTCGCGAGTACATGGACCGCGGCGAGCTGGTTCCCGACGAGGTCGTCAACGCGATCGTCGACGAAGCGCTCTCCCAGGCCGACGGCTTCGTCCTCGATGGTTATCCGCGAAACGACGAACAGGCTGAAGAACTCACAGAGATGACCGACCTCGACGTCGCACTCATGCTCGACGTCAGCGAGGAGGAACTTGTTGGTCGGATTACCGGCCGCCGTCTCGATCCAGAGACCGGCGACATCTATCACCTCGAGTACAATCCGCCAGAAGACCCCGAGGTCGAGGAGCGACTCGTCCAGCGCGACGACGACACCGAGGAGACGGTCAGAGAGCGACTGCGGGTCTACCGTGAGAACACCCAGCCAGTCGTCGAACTCTACGAAGATCGCGGCGTTCTCGAACGAGTCGACGGCGAACAGTCACCCGACGCAGTGTGGGAGGACGTTCGCGAGACGATCGAGGCTGCAGTCGAGTAA
- a CDS encoding DUF106 domain-containing protein, whose protein sequence is MTRTAEKIDALVREDGSMVDSLESIREAADQNGGEVEWSDVRDDLTSGQWGRLIEKGVLVDGEDGFEIADREAYDDALDGDGETGSSITVPELDIDEEASKWSQWDKMAAVGSVLLMVGYWLDSVRETVGSTIDLIFAPLDAALPFYAVIIVVALLTGLYSTLLQANLTNRERMAKYQDRMKAMQEKQKDVRERKKAAEERDASEAELERLEQEEKEVREEQMEAMADNLGMFKEQFRPMVWIMLFTIPLFLWMYWKVPNLTGAEQYVVMPIAGEVAWESSLVGPIFAWIIWYFLCSMGFGQLLRKALNIDMTPSGS, encoded by the coding sequence ATGACGCGCACAGCTGAGAAGATCGACGCGCTCGTCCGCGAGGACGGCTCGATGGTAGATTCCCTCGAGTCGATCCGCGAGGCGGCCGACCAAAACGGCGGTGAAGTCGAGTGGTCGGACGTCCGCGACGACCTCACCAGCGGCCAGTGGGGTCGGCTGATCGAGAAGGGCGTACTTGTCGACGGCGAAGACGGATTCGAAATCGCCGACCGCGAGGCCTACGACGATGCCCTCGACGGCGACGGTGAGACCGGTTCGTCGATCACGGTCCCGGAACTCGACATCGACGAGGAGGCGTCGAAGTGGTCTCAGTGGGACAAGATGGCGGCAGTCGGTTCCGTACTGCTGATGGTCGGCTACTGGCTGGATTCGGTTCGAGAAACGGTTGGCTCGACAATTGACCTGATCTTTGCACCGCTTGACGCGGCGCTGCCGTTTTACGCCGTAATTATCGTCGTCGCGTTGCTAACCGGTCTCTACTCGACGCTCCTCCAGGCCAATCTGACGAACCGCGAACGCATGGCCAAATACCAAGATCGGATGAAGGCTATGCAAGAAAAGCAAAAGGACGTTCGAGAGCGCAAGAAAGCAGCCGAAGAGCGCGACGCCAGCGAGGCCGAACTCGAGCGCCTCGAACAGGAAGAGAAGGAGGTCCGCGAGGAGCAGATGGAGGCGATGGCCGACAATCTGGGCATGTTCAAAGAGCAGTTCCGGCCGATGGTCTGGATCATGCTCTTTACCATCCCGCTGTTCCTCTGGATGTACTGGAAGGTTCCGAACCTCACCGGCGCCGAGCAGTACGTCGTCATGCCCATCGCTGGTGAAGTCGCCTGGGAGAGCTCGCTCGTCGGACCGATCTTCGCCTGGATTATCTGGTACTTCCTCTGCTCGATGGGGTTCGGTCAACTGCTACGAAAGGCGCTCAACATCGATATGACGCCATCGGGCAGCTAA
- a CDS encoding AAA family ATPase, with amino-acid sequence MLLTVSGPPGSGKSTTAGLLADAFDLDHVSGGDIFRELADERGYTPLEFNKLAEENDQIDHDLDRRLREIAVERDGLVLESRLAGWLAGDQADFRFWLDAPAHVRGQRIAEREEKDPQRATEETQAREASEAQRYQEYYGIDIRDLTIYDLSVNTSRWDPDAVLDMLLTAVDEYESDGDEGKTPLEVDYEF; translated from the coding sequence ATGTTACTGACCGTCTCCGGCCCGCCGGGAAGCGGGAAGAGTACAACCGCGGGGCTATTGGCAGATGCGTTCGATTTAGATCACGTCAGCGGCGGCGACATCTTTCGCGAGCTCGCAGACGAGCGTGGCTACACGCCACTCGAGTTCAACAAACTCGCGGAGGAAAACGACCAGATCGACCACGATCTCGATCGTCGACTCCGCGAAATTGCCGTCGAGCGCGACGGACTGGTCCTCGAGTCGCGACTCGCAGGCTGGCTCGCTGGCGACCAGGCCGACTTCCGGTTCTGGCTCGACGCGCCGGCGCACGTCCGCGGACAGCGAATCGCCGAGCGCGAGGAGAAAGATCCCCAGCGGGCAACCGAGGAGACGCAGGCTCGTGAAGCCAGCGAGGCACAACGCTATCAGGAGTACTACGGGATCGATATCCGTGATCTGACGATCTATGACCTCTCGGTGAACACCTCGCGGTGGGATCCCGACGCAGTCCTCGATATGCTCCTTACGGCCGTCGACGAGTACGAATCCGATGGCGACGAGGGAAAGACGCCCCTCGAAGTCGACTACGAGTTCTAG
- a CDS encoding RNA-guided pseudouridylation complex pseudouridine synthase subunit Cbf5: MTLRAPPEERSPAALLSFGVANIDKPPGPSSHQLSGWLRDAVADALADHNADTTIDRAAHAGTLDPKVTGCLPVMLGDATRLAQAFLEGQKEYVAVLECHGPVPADAESIVAEFEGPIYQKPPRKSAVSRRLRVRTIHELTVLEAEERRLLLRIRCESGTYVRKLCHDLGLALGTGGHMGHLRRTATDPFDDASLCTPYELLDALAFWVEDDDPDPLRQIVKPAERILDHLPSVVIAPSAASEVANGAPVYAPGVLEADDVESGTLVACYTPNGAAVCLGEHVGEPEGDSGVVVDLERVLV, translated from the coding sequence ATGACTCTGCGCGCTCCACCCGAGGAACGGTCTCCCGCCGCGTTGCTCTCGTTTGGCGTCGCCAACATCGACAAGCCACCGGGACCGTCCTCACACCAACTGAGCGGCTGGCTCCGCGATGCTGTTGCCGACGCGCTCGCCGATCACAATGCCGACACGACGATCGATCGAGCCGCCCACGCCGGCACCCTCGATCCGAAAGTGACCGGCTGTCTTCCGGTAATGCTCGGCGACGCGACGCGGCTGGCACAGGCGTTTCTAGAGGGACAGAAGGAGTACGTCGCGGTACTCGAGTGTCACGGCCCGGTTCCCGCAGACGCCGAATCGATCGTCGCCGAGTTCGAGGGGCCGATCTACCAGAAACCCCCCCGAAAGAGCGCCGTCTCCAGGCGCCTCCGCGTGCGGACGATACACGAACTGACCGTTCTCGAAGCCGAGGAGCGCCGCCTCCTCCTCCGGATTCGCTGCGAGAGCGGAACCTACGTCCGCAAACTGTGTCACGATCTCGGGCTGGCGCTGGGAACCGGCGGCCACATGGGCCACCTTCGCCGGACGGCAACCGATCCGTTCGACGACGCCTCGTTGTGCACCCCCTACGAACTGCTGGACGCGCTTGCGTTCTGGGTCGAAGACGACGATCCCGACCCGCTCCGGCAGATCGTCAAACCTGCAGAGCGCATCCTCGACCATCTTCCATCGGTCGTAATCGCTCCCAGTGCAGCCAGCGAAGTCGCAAATGGAGCTCCGGTGTACGCACCGGGCGTTCTGGAGGCCGACGACGTCGAGTCCGGAACACTCGTCGCCTGTTATACGCCAAATGGCGCCGCGGTCTGTCTGGGCGAACACGTCGGGGAACCCGAGGGTGACAGCGGCGTCGTCGTCGATCTAGAGCGTGTGTTGGTCTAA
- a CDS encoding type IV pilin N-terminal domain-containing protein: MQAEPESSESSRTPSDEQPSTDHRAVSPVLGVVLMVAITVVLAAVIGAFVLDIEPADSTVPNANFDWIEDENGSVTIIHDGGQAFDASRMSLSGEPVGDDLELEGVDSGSWGPETTAGDRITVSDDSLPESGELVLRYDTGGGISIIDDFTYANRSAET, encoded by the coding sequence ATGCAAGCCGAACCTGAGAGCAGCGAGTCAAGCCGTACGCCGAGCGACGAACAGCCTTCGACGGACCACCGGGCAGTAAGTCCGGTCCTCGGGGTCGTCCTGATGGTCGCGATCACTGTCGTGCTGGCTGCCGTTATCGGGGCGTTCGTTCTCGATATCGAGCCCGCCGACAGCACCGTGCCAAACGCGAATTTCGACTGGATCGAAGACGAGAACGGATCGGTGACGATCATCCACGACGGGGGGCAGGCGTTCGATGCCTCTCGCATGAGCCTCTCTGGCGAGCCGGTCGGCGATGATCTCGAACTTGAAGGGGTGGATTCTGGTAGTTGGGGTCCCGAGACGACGGCTGGCGATCGGATCACGGTTTCCGACGACAGCCTTCCCGAATCTGGTGAGTTGGTGTTGCGTTACGATACTGGCGGCGGGATTTCGATTATAGACGACTTCACGTACGCTAACCGCTCCGCAGAAACGTAG
- the nrfD gene encoding polysulfide reductase NrfD yields the protein MSTKTPSEEDILRPIKNTSKRYYYLFGAAAIAFGIFLIGWTYQLQQGMSVTGLSDWGSGGGVTWGLYIGAFIWWVGIAHGGIILSAAVRLLGMDRYMPVARLAELLTIAGLSAAGFYIIVHMGRPDRMVTSIIGHYHITVHNSPLVWDVTVITLYLVLTATYLALTLRYDVTRLRDQLPDHFSPIYKVLTIGYTEKEDKVVERMVWWLALAIIILAPLLLHGGVIPWLFALIPTMPGWFSAVQGPQFLTIALTSAISGVIVLSYAFRAAYDWDHIITDDVFRGLTLWLGFFSLLFLWLQLQQLMSGGFLAPIDQGQTFDSKMSHPAYLIPIGMVLITLGYIFAQAVRPSLFTKTRAIVASVVVLTATLVEKVYFVVAGLMYPTMGIYQATPGEYWPSLIEMASVLGTIGMVTLIFLVVAKIVPVVELHAIEHLNEDHAHGDAETEVEA from the coding sequence ATGAGCACTAAAACGCCGAGTGAGGAGGACATCCTCCGGCCGATCAAGAACACGTCAAAGCGGTACTACTACCTCTTCGGCGCGGCAGCAATTGCCTTTGGCATCTTCCTCATCGGCTGGACGTACCAGCTCCAGCAGGGGATGTCTGTCACCGGCCTCTCTGACTGGGGTAGCGGTGGCGGCGTCACCTGGGGACTGTACATCGGCGCGTTCATCTGGTGGGTCGGAATTGCCCACGGCGGGATTATCCTCTCTGCTGCGGTCCGACTCCTTGGGATGGACCGGTACATGCCGGTCGCCCGCCTCGCTGAACTGCTGACGATCGCCGGCCTCTCTGCGGCTGGCTTTTACATCATCGTCCACATGGGCCGACCGGACCGGATGGTCACCAGCATCATCGGCCACTACCACATCACCGTCCACAACTCGCCGCTGGTGTGGGACGTGACGGTCATCACGCTCTACCTCGTGCTGACCGCGACATATCTCGCACTGACGCTTCGGTACGACGTTACACGCCTTCGCGACCAGCTTCCAGACCACTTCTCACCGATCTACAAAGTCCTCACCATCGGCTACACCGAGAAAGAGGACAAGGTCGTTGAACGGATGGTCTGGTGGCTCGCACTGGCGATCATCATCCTCGCGCCGCTCTTGCTTCACGGCGGCGTGATCCCGTGGCTGTTCGCCCTGATCCCGACGATGCCCGGTTGGTTTAGTGCCGTACAGGGGCCGCAGTTCCTCACGATCGCGCTCACCTCGGCTATCAGCGGCGTCATCGTGCTCTCCTACGCCTTCCGCGCGGCCTACGACTGGGATCACATTATCACCGACGACGTCTTCCGCGGACTGACTCTCTGGCTTGGGTTCTTTTCGCTGCTGTTCCTCTGGCTCCAACTCCAGCAGCTGATGAGCGGCGGATTCCTCGCGCCGATTGACCAGGGCCAGACCTTCGATTCGAAGATGTCCCACCCGGCGTACCTGATCCCGATCGGGATGGTCCTGATCACGCTGGGGTACATCTTCGCGCAGGCGGTCCGACCGTCGCTGTTCACGAAGACGCGCGCTATCGTGGCGAGTGTCGTGGTTCTCACCGCGACGCTCGTCGAAAAGGTCTACTTCGTCGTCGCCGGCCTGATGTACCCAACGATGGGGATCTACCAAGCCACTCCCGGCGAGTACTGGCCAAGTCTGATTGAGATGGCATCGGTTCTGGGAACGATCGGCATGGTAACATTGATCTTCCTCGTTGTCGCAAAGATCGTCCCTGTCGTCGAACTCCACGCGATCGAACACTTAAACGAGGACCACGCACACGGTGACGCCGAGACGGAGGTGGAAGCATGA
- a CDS encoding 4Fe-4S dicluster domain-containing protein, producing the protein MSADDESFHPMGENWENELESMLDETEYDTQLGFEMAEDAMAVTKGDLSEAEFHDRYHDAVMEEFGQDDRPTAEALEELEAEDGEGGSIASALEAFEDGDMDRREVMKKMGAGAAFVGLGAWATADDGDRELNVDDNQTAADERDTQWGMVLDLEQCDGCLSCVSACSEENNLDSGVNWMYILDYEDPDEDMNASRGRLIRPCQHCTDAPCEKVCPTTARHTRQSDGLVLTDYDVCIGCRYCQVACPYGVNYFQWDEPDVSQDDIVEHYEEQGMGDHIYDKRGRPVDSRAPRGVMSKCTMCPTRQDGDMGDGMVGTTACQDACPPEAIQFGNMNDETSDPQQYADNPSMGRALRFVAGDLDTEAELDDIDDDERVEVIQAVALLLEFDWDDPPFDPDDTDALDEYRTSRRFEVRQTEIVAMLENSDLDRDDVLDNLDIDEDDDVETEARHILDTFVQDSTGHNAPSPTSTFKLLEEYGTNPNVLYMGDEPGPRAEQVPPEEVQGSVVYENVTFDRADGEEGQLADARKDVTDEDTVDFDYITGGLPL; encoded by the coding sequence ATGAGTGCGGACGACGAGTCGTTCCACCCGATGGGGGAAAACTGGGAGAACGAGCTCGAGTCGATGCTCGACGAGACCGAGTACGACACCCAGCTCGGATTCGAGATGGCCGAGGATGCAATGGCCGTCACGAAGGGCGATCTCTCCGAGGCCGAATTCCACGATCGGTATCACGACGCCGTGATGGAAGAGTTCGGCCAGGATGACCGGCCGACGGCCGAGGCACTCGAGGAACTCGAAGCCGAAGATGGTGAGGGCGGTTCGATCGCCAGCGCTCTCGAGGCCTTCGAGGACGGCGACATGGATCGCCGTGAAGTGATGAAGAAGATGGGCGCCGGAGCCGCGTTCGTCGGGCTCGGTGCCTGGGCAACCGCTGACGACGGCGACCGGGAACTGAACGTCGACGACAACCAGACCGCCGCCGACGAGCGCGACACCCAGTGGGGGATGGTGCTCGACCTAGAGCAGTGTGACGGCTGTCTCTCCTGTGTCTCCGCCTGTTCCGAAGAGAACAACTTAGACAGCGGCGTCAACTGGATGTACATCCTCGACTACGAGGATCCCGACGAGGACATGAACGCCAGTCGCGGGCGACTCATCCGCCCGTGTCAGCACTGTACCGACGCGCCGTGTGAAAAGGTGTGCCCGACGACGGCCCGACACACGCGACAGAGTGACGGACTCGTGCTTACCGACTACGACGTCTGTATCGGTTGCCGATACTGTCAGGTCGCCTGCCCGTACGGCGTCAACTACTTCCAGTGGGACGAACCGGACGTCTCCCAGGACGACATCGTCGAGCACTACGAAGAGCAGGGCATGGGCGACCACATCTACGACAAGCGCGGGCGCCCCGTCGACAGTCGGGCCCCCCGCGGCGTCATGAGTAAGTGTACGATGTGTCCGACCCGACAGGACGGCGACATGGGTGACGGCATGGTCGGTACGACCGCGTGTCAGGACGCCTGTCCGCCCGAAGCGATCCAGTTCGGGAACATGAACGACGAGACCAGCGACCCACAGCAGTACGCCGACAACCCGTCGATGGGGCGCGCGCTGCGGTTCGTTGCGGGAGACCTCGATACCGAGGCCGAACTCGACGACATCGACGACGATGAGCGAGTCGAAGTCATTCAGGCCGTCGCGTTGCTCCTCGAGTTCGACTGGGACGACCCACCGTTCGATCCCGACGACACGGATGCTCTCGACGAGTATCGCACGAGCCGCCGCTTCGAGGTCCGGCAAACCGAGATCGTCGCAATGCTCGAAAACAGCGACCTCGACCGCGACGACGTACTCGACAACCTCGACATCGACGAAGATGACGACGTCGAGACGGAAGCGAGACACATCCTCGACACCTTCGTTCAGGACAGCACCGGACACAACGCACCGTCGCCCACGTCGACCTTCAAGCTCTTAGAGGAGTACGGAACCAACCCGAACGTCCTCTACATGGGTGACGAACCAGGCCCACGAGCCGAGCAGGTTCCGCCAGAAGAGGTCCAGGGTTCGGTTGTCTACGAGAACGTGACCTTCGACCGCGCCGACGGCGAAGAAGGGCAGTTGGCTGACGCGCGCAAGGACGTCACTGACGAAGACACCGTCGACTTCGATTACATCACCGGAGGCCTGCCGTTATGA